TTTTGTTGAAGAAATATTCAGCAAATAAACTGCTGTGGGCCAAAAAATTTGGAACCTCCTTCGCTTTGAGTAGACTTTTTCCCATCTCAACAACATTATGATTCTTAAGTTTGGCAACTCCATTTTGCTCTGGTGTATAAGGTGCGGTTAATTCCTTGTGAATGTCATTCTCTTCACAAAAGACATTAAATTCATTAGATAAAAACTCACCACCTCGGTCACTACGGAGGGCCTTAATGCATATACCACTTTCTTTCTCAACAAGACCTTTGAACTTTTTAAAGGTTTCAAAAGTTTTTGACTTATTCTTCAGAAAATAGACCCAACTCATTTGGCTATAGTCATCCGTGAATAATACAAAATACTGACTCCCACCAAGTGACTCCTAGTTCATTGGCCCGCACAAATCTACATGCACCAACTCAAGACATTCTGAGGCTCTCCATGCATGCCCAACTGGAAACGACTTTCGGCATTGTTTTCCATATATGCATCCTTCACACAAATTTTCAAGTGAATTAATTTTAGGCAACCCAACTACCATAACTTTTTGGCTCAATAACTTCAGAGTTGAGGTGCCCGTACCGCAGATGCCATAATTTAGACTCATCATTCACACTAACAGCTATACACGCTTGGTTATCCATGCATGAAATTTCAAGAGGAAACTTCTATTTTCTACCATACGAATACAAACCATAGTCTGACCTGATTCTTTGTCCTTAATAACACACATTGCATCATCAAATAAAATTGAATATCCACCAGCCATCAATTGTCCAACACTCAACAGATTATGAGCTAAGCTAGGAACAAAGAAAACATCATGAAGATATTTAACTTGACCACTTGTTTTGACATTAACTGTACCTTTCCCTTCAACTTGAATTTGCTTACCATCTCTAAGTCTAACCTGTAACTTTTTAGACTCATCAAATCTTTGAACATTGACCTCATGTCACACATTTGATTAGAACATCTGCTGTCTAAAAACCAAACACCATTTGATACACCATTAGAATGAAAACAAGCCATAAACAACTTACTCtcctctttgttttcttcttcaaacCTTGCTTGGTTCTCCTTTTTCCAACAACTTGCTTCTTTGTGcccaaattttttgaaaaaatggtACTGAATTCCACTTCGATGAAATTTGTTCTCACCATGTGACTGCCTTTGATCACCTTGCCAACCATACCTGCCTCTACCATTATTTCTACCATGACCTCTGCCGCAAAAACCACCAGGGCCTCATCCTCTTCCTACTGACACTTCATTTCTGTCTTTTGGAGTAAACAACTCCCCTTCACCTAAAATGCTTTTTCTTTGGATTTCTCACCGGACTTGTTAAGCCTTACTTCATGTGCTTGCAAAGAACTCATTAgctcatcaaaataaaaatcagataAATCTTTTGATTCCTCAATTGCAACAACAACATGATCAAATTTTGGAGTCAAACTCCTCAAGACTTTAACAACTACAGTGTCATCATTAATTTTCTCACCATATGACTTCATCTGACTAACAATTGCATTTACTATTAAGAGAAAATCTTGAATGGATTCTTTGTCTGTCATGAATAATATTTCAAACGCACGGTGGAGTGACTAAAGTTTCACAATAATTACCTTTGATGAACCTTGATACTCATTTCGTAGTAACATTCAAGCTTCCGTAGAGGTGGTTGTTGCAATAATTCTTGAAAATATTGTGTCATGGAGAGCTTgttgaatgaagaaaaatgccttGGAATCCTTCTTTCTACTTCAATTTTCGCTCTTCATCTGGATCAGCATGCCCATTTTCCACCAAGTCCCAAATATCTTGAGATTTAAATAGAGTCTTCATCTTAATGCTCCAAAAATCGTACTGCTCCCACTTGAAAATAGGAATTTGTGGCTGGGACACGCTCACAGAAGCTCCATTGACAACCATGATAGACACCGAGTATGATAAAAACCCAAGTTTCAAATAGAGTAACATCACATTTGACTTGAACACAATAACATTATATAATCAAATACTTTGACctactttcttcaaattttgtaGTTCTTTTAATTCTCCCTGTTTACATTTGTCACAcaatgtcaataaaaaaaatattagcattatacCCAAATGCAATGAGGCAGTTATATGCATGTATCGGCCACATTTGAAGGTTAAAGTGCCACTCGCGGCGGTAAGAAATTACAGTAAGGTTGTTTGAATCCTTTTTCCGATCTTAAACTTTGTATTGGTAACCGAGAATAACACTatattaatttttcatttggacatccaatatgagcctaaactcgagCTATCAATCTTACACATAGAGAAATTTATCCCTTAATACCAGagtaagttgagtcaaaactcaACATGTGAACAAACGCATCTAGTTAAGAAAGATATTGTGTGTAAAAGACTTCCCAGTTTCAAGAAAAATCTTCAAATTTATCGAATGGACTTGTATAAACTAGGTGggagaattttaaaaatatcaaaaactatGCCTTATATTCTTAATAACGTTTTTAATAGCCACTAACTGTTGTTAAAGCAACCATGGTATTGTGGTGTAGCTATAATATAGATATATGATTTATTTAATATGTACAACCTTGTACTTGACATTTGGCACACAAACATTTTGTGGCACAAAAGATAGTGGAGGATATAATAATGAAGATAAAACCTCGCATGCCCCAATTGGTATGCATGTTCACACACACTTACCATGTAATGTTATATTGAAATAATTACCTCTTGAAATAAAACCAACCCTTGAACCACATACTTCCACCACCTATCCCAACCACCCCACTAACCCGAAAGGTGTTCAATTTAGTTTCACTTTGCATCACTTATAAATACATAGAAGTGCACTGAAGTCTTCAAACAAGAGAACAGGAAAATGACCTCTAACATGAAAGTCTTCCTTGTGAGTATGCTTGTGTTCTTGCTAGCCTCAAATGTCTTTATCAATGAAATTGAAGCTGCCGGAGAGTGCGGCAAGACTCCGATTACGTCTGCCGCGGCTAGCCTGAGCCCGTGCTTGGCTGCAGCCAAGAATGCCAGAGCTAAAGTGCCACCAATTTGCTGCACTAAAGTAAGTGCCTTGATCAAGACTGCTCCGAGATGTTTATGTGCTGTCCTCTTGTCTCCCTTGGCAAAGCAGGCCGGGATCCAGCCCGGTATCGCTATTGGCATTCCTAAGCGATGCAATATCAAGAACAGGCCTGCTGGAAAGAAGTGTGGGAGTAAGTGGTCTAGGCCCAGTAGTGTTATATGGGCCTAATATAGAAGCCCAATAGTTATATCTGAATTTTGCTTATGCTAATTAAACAAGTTGTTAACAAGTTTTATGTCTGTGTGTTTATAGGGTACACCGTCCCTTGATAAGCAAAGGCAAAAGGTCGAGCTACGGAGGAGGAGGATAGTGACTAGAAAATATTGAATAAGAGTTTCTATATATGCCATGTAGGGTCAATATTTATGCTACATTATTTGACCCGCACCGTTTTATGTACTTGTGATGTTTGTTTAGCGGATAAATATTATTGTGCTTTTCAAGTACttccactttcttttctttgatcttTTGGACGACGATGGTTTggagtttttattttaaatatttttggggtGCTTTGGAGATGATTAAAAAGAGGACCAAATGTGGATGTGAAATAGTAAAACGGATGGATCGATCAAACAAAGTAGActaggaaattaaaaaaaaattctgaaaaaataaaaatacaggaaataaagggagaaaaaacaaaccaaacggaTCGTTAAGAAAAAATGGATGTGAAGCATGTTCTTAAAAAAGCACTAAATGATGGTTTTAAGCTAGTTTATGAGCTTCAAAATAAGTTAAGTCAAACAACCCAtataagctaacttataagctagcttataagctctaataaactccaaaaaaataagcttcaaattgaagcttattttgaagcttatgtttgtttttttcattttcttggttattCTCTTCAATTAAgaacattatatataatattatgaaattatatcttttaaattaaatttacataGACCTTTTTAGATTTTATACGCTAGCTTATCTTATAAATTTTGCCAAACACATGACAGCTTATCTCACAGTTTATAAATTAGCttatttttcacagcttataagGTAGCTTATTTTAACAACAAataagctctaccaaacggagctaAAATCATCATTTGCGAAGCAACTTTTGCTTCATGCATCGGAACCTGATGATCAGTTTCAAAATACTTAGGGCACAGTTAGATTCACCAAAGTCAGGCCAAATTATAGAATCAACAAGCAAGTGTACATAGAAATGTAGAGATTGACAAAGCTTAAGAAAAGTGAGAGGTCCATAACTTTTCAGCTTTCCTGTTTTTCCACCATCAAAAAAAGgtatgacttgactttttagaattttttgttGCCATACCATTCCATTTCAATGACCTGCGTAAAATttcctattaaaaaaaacacccGAAGAATGTTGATTAAGCACACAAGATGGGTCATAAATAAATTGTGTTTACTAAACTTAACTGTGAGGCTTACCTAGCTAGTTGCAGAGGAGATCTTGATTTCCAACATAGATAAAAACTCTGATTCTGTTTACAATAGGGTAGGAATGCCTACCTACGTCAAGGTTGTTCATCTTGTCCTCATTTAGAGTCTCAAATACCTTAACACTTGATAAAACACaagtcattttttgttttcgtacatCTTGAGCATCCTTTTCTGATGGCACATTCAGAAGCGTCTACATATTTGAGTAGTTATATAATTTCAGCTGTCTTAACGTTTCTTTCTAATATCGTAATATTGTAAAATCATAAATGTTGCAATTAAAAGGCGGCTCCTGCACCAAACGGAAGACTTACGCTAGCGGAATCGTTGGCATATACACCAGCTTGCAATCATGATAAGAtttaacatttaaaaaaaaaaaacataaaatgggGTCCCAATTGCATAAtagtattttattaataaatcattaatattttttaaaagtttattaatattttaaaatgtgGGTCCCACTTTTATTAATCAATATTttccaataaaatatattattatttacatTTAAGAGGTTTTTAtagttaaaattaattttaataaaaaaatatatcgactagattaattttaaaaacaatataaaaatcataaaatctaatattataatactttaattcaacagtttttctaCTAGTGTTAGCTTTTAGTTTTGTCAAACATCTCACAACATATTACACAACTTTTAGCtcaggtttttttttatagtttttccgctaacattaaaaatcaatttttctgCTATATCAAACGAGCACATTATGTGCTTGCCTAGTACACTTGTTAGATTTTATTAGTATCTTACATAATTTTATTAGTATCTTAGATAACATCTAGAgcttaaattcaaaattcagaCAAAAACATCTAGCATGCAAACCCTAGGCACATTCGGTAAGAATTTTCACCAACCTCTTAGCTATCGAGGTCCAAGCTTGCATGGTTGAATTTATCTACTCATGAATACTTAACGAACATATCTTCCACTGCCCAAAACTCATCTTTGGTATTCCTGGCCTTGCATGAACACAGCTGTAGCACCAAATTAGAGTTTTGGTTTTCATTTTGGCCTTAGGTCCTTACTTCTCTTCCTTAGGCCGACCATGGATAGGCAAGCCTTGCTCTAGGAACCGGCGGTTCACTATTTGGCCTAGGAGGTCAACAGCCAACCTAAACAACTAGTGTTTTGTCCCTTGTGTATATCTTTGACCCTAACCTAGCCTAACCTTTTCGCCTAACCTAGCCTTGAGATACTCCTTTGCATTTTCTTCATTCTTCCTGATTAAGATTTATTTTGTTATATGATTCCTATCTTTGTAAATTCCCATTAACCAATGTGATATTAGAGAATTTTTTTCAACCTTTCTTAAATAGGAAAAGAGGATTTTATAAGCTACAAGGcaactccgcaggacatacataatgtggctcccaaaatattattctttaccgtcAAACTATAGGAGTACGTATAACGTTTATATTCATTGTTTGTGTAATACCACTTGAACTATGGATGCCCTCTAACATATGTACGATTCATATATCGAGGCTTCCTTAAACATGTCC
The window above is part of the Tripterygium wilfordii isolate XIE 37 chromosome 3, ASM1340144v1, whole genome shotgun sequence genome. Proteins encoded here:
- the LOC119995227 gene encoding non-specific lipid-transfer protein 4-like, with protein sequence MTSNMKVFLVSMLVFLLASNVFINEIEAAGECGKTPITSAAASLSPCLAAAKNARAKVPPICCTKVSALIKTAPRCLCAVLLSPLAKQAGIQPGIAIGIPKRCNIKNRPAGKKCGRYTVP